One window of Lemur catta isolate mLemCat1 chromosome 3, mLemCat1.pri, whole genome shotgun sequence genomic DNA carries:
- the TCHHL1 gene encoding trichohyalin-like protein 1, protein MARLLRDALCIIKTFHKYAGEDGDGATLTRRELRQLLQGELGDFLKPCILHAVERNLNLLDIDSDGATSFDEFVLAVFNLFNLCYLDIQSLLSSKLKQISKPDSEKPGDVYLQETTRNGQQTVGTLPTQEKVMLPSGMASSYQLSPEENGAVEHNGADPQGDAKTHNLPGEASEHSDPKNQHLEGDEQSQEVAQDVASTEDNGAQLKTNKPMAVSEQTSSPTEEEGQDKEIPREGEEPAREQGGTKTRDQFGEQEGNLGTQSSSPEEATHRPYDDHEVRAEKGIKKYSKTQEPALQEEEKPSSEHAGQPEKAAARKSSQTQKSTDPEDDSRTSETQEPGKDAERTTPETKSPDEPEDYGRISEIQESSAHKKEHETKNLTVHGSSRNVLEIPDMRAERKEGRGPEAHGTAGQKESDRKTQQPALESQTQDGKHQELQGSSKGKDAEKGSETQDLSSEGEQSHPEIEGAAKPREEVRHTEEGIAEAFLNRKNGPTAEGTPGARERTQESVPLENQAEGGDSIVSSTHDRPIKEDDCYQRENSESPVTQNDKGSSETPNSLAPEKSNSSSETGELRVQGDSQSQVDPHGESAQGGHDNPDTKKQEAPGKGNRAQEAVVLGVGGEDVQLTEEQEQPAREEHKSQASGTKGPGAAVEHDRHPEAQEPTVGDENRKSLKTEIPGALDADFPEQLSQVQLPEKGDSRNKLHGQSPSTKDEEGGASEAQDALLKSLDEDNSASPKTHFGMEETVTLEEKDESLQELVEEGDDQQIPIKKEYDSSVPQSSLEERMQKDQDPCSVERGAVHSSLLYHYLQEKILQQTNITQEEDQSQAQTAQASGPEICNDQSRAPVTGEISDCPVFFNHSQASQPYNRNLPPNEAPAGAQQTSAPQALEDKQGHPQRQDPVPQMEASITKQ, encoded by the exons ATGGCTCGGCTCCTGAGAGATGCCCTCTGTATAATCAAGACATTCCACAAGTATGCTGGTGAGGACGGTGATGGGGCAACACTGACCCGCAGAGAGTTGAGACAGCTCCTCCAGGGCGAACTTGGGGACTTTCTTAAG CCATGCATCCTTCATGCTGTGGAGAGAAACTTGAATCTTCTAGATATTGACAGTGATGGTGCCACCAGTTTTGATGAATTTGTTCTTGCAGTCTTCAACTTGTTCAACCTCTGTTATCTAGACATACAATCATTACTAAGTTCAAAACTAAAACAGATATCTAAGCCAGACAGTGAGAAGCCAGGTGATGTGTATCTTCAGGAGACCACCAGAAATGGCCAGCAGACAGTAGGAACTTTGCCAACTCAAGAAAAGGTGATGCTTCCTTCAGGAATGGCGTCGTCATATCAGCTCAGCCCTGAAGAAAATGGAGCAGTTGAACACAATGGGGCAGACCCACAGGGAGATGCCAAAACTCACAACCTGCCAGGAGAAGCATCTGAGCACAGTGACCCTAAGAATCAACACTTAGAAGGAGATGAACAGAGCCAGGAAGTGGCCCAAGATGTAGCATCAACAGAAGACAATGGAGCCCAACTTAAGACAAATAAGCCAATGGCAGTATCAGAACAAACCAGCAGTCCCACAGAGGAAGAGGGACAGGATAAGGAGATCCCTAGGGAGGGAGAAGAACCAGCCAGGGAGCAAGGTGGCACAAAGACAAGAGACCAGTTTGGAGAACAGGAAGGAAACTTGGGAACCCAAAGTTCTTCACCAGAAGAAGCAACACACAGACCATACGATGATCATGAAGTTAGAGCAGAAAAGGGTATTAAGAAATACTCTAAAACGCAAGAACCAGCCCTGCAAGAAGAAGAGAAACCCAGTTCAGAGCATGCTGGCCAGCCAGAAAAAGCTGCTGCTAGGAAATCATCTCAGACACAGAAATCAACTGACCCTGAGGATGATAGTAGAACATCTGAGACTCAGGAACCAGGAAAGGATGCTGAAAGGACAACACCTGAGACAAAGAGTCCAGATGAACCTGAGGACTATGGTAGAATATCTGAGATCCAAGAATCATCAGCAcacaaaaaagaacatgaaacaaAGAACCTGACAGTCCATGGTAGTAGcagaaatgttttggaaatacCTGACATGAGAGCTgaaaggaaagaggggagaggCCCTGAGGCCCATGGAACAGCAGGGCAGAAAGAAAGTGACAGAAAAACTCAGCAACCAGCCCTGGAATCCCAAACACAAGATGGGAAGCATCAGGAACTCCAGGGATCATCAAAAGGAAAAGATGCTGAAAAAGGTTCTGAGACACAAGATCTAAGCTCAGAAGGAGAACAGAGTCACCCTGAAATTGAGGGTGCAGCAAAGCCAAGAGAAGAAGTAAGACACACTGAGGAAGGTATAGCAGAAGCATTTTTGAACAGGAAAAATGGTCCTACAGCAGAAGGAACACCAGGAGCAAGAGAAAGAACACAAGAGTCGGTACCACTTGAGAACCAGGCTGAAGGAGGGGACAGTATTGTCTCCAGCACTCATGATAGGCCAATCAAGGAAGATGATTGTTACCAGAGGGAGAATTCTGAGTCACCAGTCACACAGAATGATAAGGGGTCTTCTGAAACTCCCAACAGCCTGGCTCCAGAGAAAAGTAACAGCAGCTCAGAGACAGGAGAACTGCGTGTACAAGGGGATTCCCAGAGTCAGGTAGACCCGCATGGAGAGTCTGCACAAGGAGGTCACGACAACCCAGATACCAAGAAGCAGGAAGCACCAGGTAAGGGAAACAGAGCTCAGGAGGCAGTGGTGCTGGGAGTCGGAGGAGAGGATGTGCAGCTCACAGAGGAACAGGAACAGCCTGCCAGAGAGGAACACAAGAGTCAAGCCTCAGGGACCAAGGGTCCAGGTGCAGCTGTGGAGCACGATAGACACCCAGAGGCACAGGAGCCCACAGTAGGAGACGAAAATAGGAAGTCCCTGAAGACAGAGATCCCAGGTGCCCTGGATGCAGACTTCCCTGAGCAGCTTTCCCAGGTGCAGCTCCCTGAAAAGGGAGACAGCAGAAACAAGTTACATGGCCAGAGCCCAAGTACCAAAGATGAGGAAGGTGGAGCATCAGAGGCCCAGGATGCTCTGCTAAAAAGTCTGGATGAGGACAATTCAGCCTCCCCCAAGACACACTTTGGAATGGAGGAAACTGTAACGTTGGAGGAGAAGGATGAAAGTCTCCAAGAGCTGGTAGAAGAAGGTGACGACCAACAAATTCCAATCAAGAAAGAGTATGATTCTTCAGTCCCCCAGTCAAGCCTTGAAGAAAGGATGCAGAAAGACCAAGATCCCTGTTCTGTGGAGAGGGGTGCAGTTCATTCTAGTCTACTATACCATTACCTACAGGAGAAGATACTGCAGCAAACAAACATAACTCAAGAGGAGGATCAAAGTCAGGCTCAGACAGCCCAGGCATCAGGCCCAGAGATTTGCAATGACCAGTCAAGGGCCCCTGTCACTGGGGAGATCTCAGATTGTCCTGTCTTTTTCAACCACAGCCAAGCATCGCAACCGTACAACAGGAACCTTCCACCTAACGAGGCCCCTGCTGGTGCACAGCAAACATCAGCTCCCCAGGCCTTGGAAGATAAGCAGGGTCACCCTCAGAGACAGGACCCAGTACCACAAATGGAGGCAAGCATCACAAAACAATGA